One segment of Neoarius graeffei isolate fNeoGra1 chromosome 20, fNeoGra1.pri, whole genome shotgun sequence DNA contains the following:
- the LOC132868912 gene encoding aspartate and serine-rich protein-like: protein MRISVAFSLYKTGTLIKKQTAESTATFSLTVDASHQGQYTCDYSYRESNSISPRSSSIPITVVNLQQPNISFHADDEGFHRGLNRWFHRESDGPEVTKGYGFSIICSTEPQYPGGSFHLEFSESNITWTQTSVNHSAVFLFPESDFVHQGNYSCTYEVNVSTRIFTSTATEPLVIVVKASLAPYIGVGVTAGLLLILVPVIICFVKTQKGWKFQLDKKKDSQRPKNTYESPQGEIEMDDGVYETTFYRKEDSEDSDNDYHNVDADEQRMDMNNDYEDEEDSDNDYLNVDADEQRMDMNNDYEDEEDSDNDYLNVDADEQRMDMNNDYEDEEDSDNDYLNVDADEHRSNVDNDYEDEEIYANCVA, encoded by the exons ATGCGCATCTCTGTAGCCTTCAGTTTATATAAAACTGGGACATTAATAAAGAAGCAAACTGCAGAGTCCACAGCAACATTTTCGCTGACTGTAGATGCCTCACATCAGGGTCAGTACACCTGTGACTACTCATACAGGGAAAGTAACTCCATATCACCCAGGAGCAGCTCCATTCCCATCACTGTGG TGAACTTGCAGCAGCCCAATATCTCCTTCCATGCTGATGATGAAGGCTTCCATCGGGGGTTAAACAGATGGTTCCATAGGGAGTCTGATGGACCAGAAGTGACAAAGGGCTATGGCTTCTCCATCATCTGCTCCACTGAACCTCAGTATCCAGGAGGTTCCTTCCACTTGGAGTTCAGTGAATCCAACATCACCTGGACTCAGACATCTGTTAACCACTCAGCCGTCTTCCTTTTTCCTGAATCAGATTTTGTCCATCAGGGAAATTACAGCTGTACTTATGAAGTGAACGTGTCTACACGCATCTTTACCTCCACTGCCACTGAACCCTTGGTCATTGTTGTGAAAG CATCTCTGGCTCCCTACATTGGTGTTGGAGTGACGGCAGGATTGCTTCTCATCTTAGTTCCAGTCATCATTTGCTTTGTAAAGACACAGAAAGGATGGAAATTTCAGCTGGATAAGAAGAAGGATTCACAGC GGCCCAAAAACACATACGAGAGTCCCCAAGGAGAGATTGAGATGGATGATGGTGTTTATGAAACCACTTTCTACCGGAAGGAAGATTCAGAGGATTCGGATAATGACTACCACAATGTTGATGCTGATGAACAAAGAATGGACATGAACAATGACTATGAGGATGAAGAGGATTCAGATAATGACTACCTCAATGTTGATGCTGATGAACAAAGAATGGACATGAACAATGACTATGAGGATGAAGAGGATTCAGATAATGACTACCTCAATGTTGATGCTGATGAACAAAGAATGGACATGAACAATGACTATGAGGATGAAGAGGACTCGGATAATGACTACCTCAATGTTGATGCTGATGAGCATAGAAGTAACGTGGACAATGACTATGAGGATGAAGAAATTTATGCAAACTGTGTAGCATAG
- the LOC132869095 gene encoding uncharacterized protein LOC132869095: MYCKYCKGQNQAGNSAFVTGNQHFKKDSLTKHNISKRYIACRDGYLIRQNKGSTVDAALVRQVKISEMEAMRQLKIKMNIAYFIAKEEEPFVRFGPLITLHKKNGIDVNPTYDNHVRCAEMIGQIADLLKESLTAQLRTAKYLAVLIDGDTDISNTECEIVYVRLVEGGKPVTLLVGQQALEHSHAIGVLDATKAAFSAVYPEDNGGSWLATVEE; this comes from the exons ATGTACTGCAAATACTGTAAAGGGCAGAATCAAGCAGGGAATTCGGCATTTGTGACTGGAAACCAGCACTTTAAAAAAGACAGTCTCACGAAACACAACATATCTAAACGGTACATCGCCTGCAGAGACGGTTATTTAATTCGACAGAACAAAGGCTCGACGGTGGACGCAGCCCTGGTTAGACAGGTGAAGATTTCGGAGATGGAGGCAATGAGACAGCTCAAGATCAAAATGAACATTGCCTACTTCATCGCCAAGGAGGAAGAGCCGTTTGTGAGATTTGGGCCACTTATCACCCTGCACAAGAAGAATGGCATTGATGTGAACCCAACTTACGACAACCACGTGAG ATGTGCGGAAATGATTGGACAAATTGCTGATCTCTTGAAAGAGAGCCTAACTGCTCAACTGAGAACAGCAAAGTACCTTGCAGTCCTCATCGATGGAGACACTGACATATCAAACACTGAGTGCGAGATTGTCTATGTGCGTCTGGTGGAGGGTGGGAAACCAGTCACTCTACTGGTTGGCCAACAGGCTCTTGAACACTCCCATGCCATTG GTGTTCTGGATGCAACCAAGGCTGCATTCAGTGCAGTTTACCCCGAGGACAATGGGGGGTCGTGGTTG GCCACCGTGGAGGAGTGA